One genomic segment of Marinobacter sp. F4206 includes these proteins:
- a CDS encoding NUDIX hydrolase encodes MKYCSTCGHPVEQRIPEGDNRHRYVCISCETIHYQNPRIVAGTVPVWNGKILLCRRAIEPRYGYWTLPAGFMENAETTIEAAARETMEEALAEVHIEGLYSIIDVPHINQVHMFYRATLKNGQFGAGEESLETQLFELEDIPWDELSFPTVRKTLELFIEDFHRESFGVHVQDIRHPMSGTTAKR; translated from the coding sequence ATGAAGTACTGCAGCACATGCGGCCATCCGGTTGAACAACGCATCCCCGAGGGGGATAACCGCCACCGCTATGTATGCATCAGCTGCGAAACCATACATTACCAGAACCCGCGCATTGTCGCCGGGACGGTTCCGGTCTGGAACGGCAAGATCCTGCTGTGCCGCCGGGCAATTGAGCCTCGTTACGGATACTGGACCTTGCCTGCCGGCTTCATGGAGAACGCCGAGACCACCATTGAAGCCGCAGCCCGGGAAACGATGGAAGAAGCGCTCGCCGAGGTACACATCGAAGGGCTGTATTCGATCATCGACGTGCCGCACATCAATCAGGTTCACATGTTTTACCGGGCAACCCTCAAGAACGGCCAATTCGGCGCCGGCGAGGAATCCCTTGAAACCCAGTTGTTTGAGCTTGAAGACATTCCCTGGGATGAACTGTCATTCCCGACGGTCAGGAAGACGCTTGAGTTGTTTATTGAGGATTTCCACCGGGAATCTTTCGGCGTACACGTTCAGGATATACGCCACCCAATGTCAGGCACCACTGCCAAGCGCTGA
- a CDS encoding CoA pyrophosphatase, whose product MRDLLAERLSGYAPRQLALDYPEAGILVPVTDDHRNPEMVFTLRSSNLSTHRGQVAYPGGKRDPGDPSLAATALRESHEEIGLPPERVEVIAPLSQVMSRYGILVTPYVGVIPVDQPLEVNPDEIESVFRVPLSFFHEDRRERTDALNFLNHTFYVPCYRWERYQIWGLSAVVLVDFMNAVYDAGIDLLEPPRGG is encoded by the coding sequence TTGCGTGATTTACTCGCCGAGCGTTTGTCCGGCTACGCACCCCGACAACTGGCGTTGGATTATCCCGAGGCTGGCATTCTGGTTCCGGTGACCGACGATCATCGTAACCCGGAAATGGTGTTTACGTTGAGATCCTCGAATCTGAGCACTCACCGGGGGCAGGTTGCCTATCCAGGTGGCAAGCGGGACCCGGGGGATCCGTCCCTGGCGGCCACCGCGCTGCGGGAAAGTCATGAGGAGATCGGGTTGCCACCGGAGCGCGTGGAGGTCATTGCACCTCTAAGCCAGGTGATGTCCCGATACGGCATACTTGTGACTCCTTATGTGGGGGTGATCCCGGTGGATCAGCCCCTGGAGGTTAATCCGGATGAGATCGAAAGCGTATTTCGTGTGCCCCTGTCGTTCTTTCACGAAGACCGGAGGGAGCGCACGGATGCCCTGAACTTTCTGAACCATACCTTCTATGTTCCCTGCTACCGTTGGGAGCGTTATCAGATCTGGGGATTATCGGCGGTGGTTCTGGTTGATTTTATGAACGCTGTGTACGATGCCGGTATTGATTTATTGGAACCGCCCCGAGGAGGCTGA
- a CDS encoding YqfO family protein — MYKLCYFVPETHLEKTKRALFDIGAGKIGDYDRCAWQCAGQGQFRPLEGSDPFIGESGALEVVEEYKVELVCEDGLVVEALKALKQAHPYEEPAYEVYRMELL; from the coding sequence ATGTATAAATTGTGTTATTTCGTGCCGGAAACTCACCTGGAAAAAACCAAGCGCGCTTTGTTCGACATCGGTGCCGGCAAGATCGGAGATTACGATCGTTGTGCCTGGCAGTGTGCTGGTCAGGGACAGTTTCGACCGCTGGAGGGCAGCGATCCCTTTATCGGTGAAAGCGGCGCACTGGAAGTCGTTGAGGAGTACAAGGTCGAACTGGTATGCGAGGACGGTCTGGTAGTCGAGGCTCTCAAAGCACTCAAGCAGGCCCATCCCTATGAGGAGCCTGCATATGAAGTGTACCGGATGGAATTGTTGTGA
- a CDS encoding DUF1289 domain-containing protein, which yields MSVSDKVRSPCIQVCALDENDMCIGCQRTGDEILRWTQMTNEERREVLRNVAIREEKVAL from the coding sequence ATGAGCGTATCAGATAAAGTGCGTTCGCCCTGCATTCAGGTTTGCGCCCTTGATGAAAACGATATGTGCATTGGTTGTCAGCGTACCGGCGACGAGATTCTTCGCTGGACCCAGATGACCAATGAGGAGCGCAGGGAGGTTCTGCGCAACGTCGCCATACGGGAAGAGAAGGTGGCGCTGTAG
- the purT gene encoding formate-dependent phosphoribosylglycinamide formyltransferase: MTEGNNTVRIGTPLKKGAFKVLFCGSGELGKEVVIELQRYGVEVIAVDRYANAPAMQVAHRSYVIDMLDAASLRSIVEQEQPDLIVPEIEAIATPELVKLEEEGCRVIPTARAVNLTMNREGIRRLAAEELGLPTSPYRFAGSREEYLAAVSDVGMPLVVKPVMSSSGKGQSTVVSDTDIEAAWEYAQSGGRAGKGRIIVEGFVDFDYEITLLTVRHRDGVSFCDPIGHRQEDGDYRESWQPQPMSAPALDRSMEIARAVVENLGGYGLYGVELFVKGDDVWFSEVSPRPHDTGLVTLISQDLSEFALHARAILGLPIPAIRQNGASASAVILPEGESADVSFSGLEGALAEPDTQIRLFGKPELKGRRRMGVALARGETIEKARAKAREAAAAVKVEL; the protein is encoded by the coding sequence ATGACAGAAGGCAACAACACGGTTCGGATCGGCACCCCCCTCAAAAAAGGAGCGTTCAAGGTTTTGTTCTGCGGCTCGGGTGAGCTTGGCAAGGAAGTGGTCATTGAGCTTCAACGCTACGGAGTGGAAGTGATCGCTGTTGACCGTTATGCCAATGCGCCGGCCATGCAGGTGGCCCATCGCAGCTATGTGATCGATATGTTGGATGCGGCCAGCCTTCGCAGCATTGTTGAGCAGGAGCAGCCCGACCTTATCGTGCCCGAGATTGAGGCCATTGCGACGCCAGAGCTGGTGAAGCTGGAGGAGGAGGGCTGCCGGGTTATTCCCACCGCCCGTGCCGTGAATCTGACCATGAATCGTGAAGGTATCCGCCGACTTGCTGCCGAAGAACTCGGGTTGCCAACTTCACCCTACCGGTTTGCCGGCTCCCGGGAGGAGTATCTGGCGGCTGTCAGCGACGTGGGGATGCCCCTGGTCGTCAAGCCTGTGATGAGTTCATCCGGTAAAGGGCAGAGCACTGTAGTCTCCGACACAGATATCGAGGCTGCCTGGGAATATGCCCAGTCCGGCGGACGGGCGGGCAAAGGTCGGATAATCGTAGAGGGGTTTGTGGATTTTGACTACGAAATCACCCTGCTTACTGTAAGACACCGCGATGGTGTTTCTTTCTGTGACCCTATCGGCCACCGACAAGAGGATGGCGACTATCGTGAATCCTGGCAGCCGCAGCCCATGTCCGCTCCGGCTCTCGATCGATCCATGGAGATTGCCAGGGCGGTGGTTGAGAATCTAGGCGGGTATGGCCTGTATGGTGTGGAGTTGTTCGTAAAGGGGGATGATGTCTGGTTCTCCGAAGTGTCTCCGCGACCCCACGATACGGGACTTGTAACCCTGATCTCCCAGGATCTGTCCGAATTCGCGCTGCACGCACGAGCGATCCTGGGCTTGCCGATTCCTGCGATTCGGCAGAACGGTGCTTCTGCGTCGGCCGTTATCTTGCCAGAAGGCGAGTCGGCGGATGTTTCTTTCAGCGGCCTCGAGGGCGCCCTGGCTGAGCCGGACACCCAGATACGACTGTTTGGCAAACCGGAACTCAAGGGGCGGCGGCGTATGGGTGTGGCGCTTGCGCGTGGGGAGACCATTGAAAAGGCCCGGGCAAAGGCGCGCGAGGCTGCGGCCGCGGTTAAAGTAGAGCTATGA
- a CDS encoding gamma carbonic anhydrase family protein, translated as MFYELDGQIPEFDGEGQFVAENATVVGSVRLMEKASVWFNVVIRGDNDLITIGPESNVQDGSVLHTDPGIPLTLGRGVTVGHKVMLHGCDIGDYSLIGINAVVLNGAKIGKHCLIGANTLIPEGMEIPDGSMVVGSPGKIKRELSDSQKKMLEMSAQHYVQNGARYLEKLKVCEPAR; from the coding sequence ATGTTTTACGAGCTGGATGGCCAAATCCCTGAGTTTGATGGAGAGGGTCAGTTTGTTGCGGAAAACGCGACGGTGGTTGGCAGCGTGCGCCTGATGGAAAAGGCCAGTGTGTGGTTTAACGTGGTAATTCGTGGGGACAATGATCTGATTACCATCGGACCGGAAAGCAACGTCCAGGATGGATCCGTGCTCCATACCGATCCCGGTATCCCGCTGACCCTGGGGCGGGGGGTGACCGTCGGTCACAAAGTAATGCTCCATGGATGTGATATCGGGGATTACAGTCTCATCGGGATCAACGCGGTTGTTCTCAATGGCGCGAAGATTGGCAAGCACTGCCTCATAGGTGCCAATACATTGATTCCCGAGGGTATGGAGATTCCTGACGGGTCGATGGTTGTGGGGTCTCCGGGGAAGATCAAGCGTGAACTGAGTGACAGCCAGAAAAAGATGCTGGAAATGAGTGCGCAGCATTATGTGCAGAATGGTGCTCGTTATCTCGAAAAGCTGAAAGTCTGTGAGCCCGCGCGATGA